In the Alphaproteobacteria bacterium genome, CGGCGCTCGGCGTTCACTGCCAGGCCATCATGGAAAGCCGGCACGTCGACGTGATCGAGATGGACGCGGCCTCGCACAACGGCGTCGACGACGTGCGCCAGATCAACGAGGCGGTGCGCTATTCTCCGGTGTCGGCGCGCTACAAGGTCTACATCCTCGACGAAGTGCACATGCTCTCCACAGCGGCGTTCAACGCGCTGCTGAAGACGCTGGAGGAGCCGCCCCCGCATGTGAAGTTCGTGTTCGCCACGACCGAAATCCGGAAAGTGCCGATCACCATCCTGTCGCGCTGCCAGCGCTTCGACCTGCGCCGCGTCGATGCTTCGCTGCTGGTGCAGCATCTCGAAGGCATCTGCGCCAAGGAAAAGATCGAGGCCGAGCCGGAGGCGCTCGGCCTGATCGCGCGCGCCGCCGAAGGCTCGGTGCGCGACGCACTCTCGCTGCTCGACCAGGCGATCGCGCACGCGGCAGGGAGCCTCCGCGCCGAGGACGTGCGGGGAATGCTCGGCCTTGCCGACCGAACCCGCATCATCGATCTTTTCGAGGCGCTGATGCGCGGCGATATGGCCACGGCGCTCTCCGAGCTGCGCGACCAGTACGACTCCGGGGCCGATCCGGCGGTGGTGCTCTCCGATCTCGCCGAATTCACGCACTTCGTGACGCGCGTGAAGGTGCTGCCGGCGGTCGCCGACGATGTTTCGCTCGCCGAATCCGAGCGGACGCGCGGCCGCGCCTTTGCGGCGGCGCTCTCGATGCGCGTGCTCTCGCGCACCTGGCAGATGCTGTTCCGGGGGCTGGCCGAGGTGGCCGAGGCGGGCAAGCCGCTCGCTGCCGCCGAGATGGTGCTGGTGCGCATCGCCTATGCGGCCGACTTGCCGACGCCCGACGAGGTGATCCGCGAGATTCGTGACAACGGCGCGGCTTCGCCGGCACCGTCGAATGGCAGTCCGCCGCGCCCGGCGCTGAGCCCGCGCGCCGATCCGCCGCGCGGGGCCCCGCGGGCTTCGCTTGCGCCGGCGCAACTCGTCACCGCGCAGGTGCCGGATATCTCCACGCTCCGCGCGGACCCGGCGGCGGCGCCGACGCTTTCGATTGCGACATTTCCGGCTCTGATCGCGCTCGCCAACGACAAGCGGGACATCCTGATGAGGACCGCACTGGAGCGCGACGTGCGCCTCGTGCGCATCGAGGATGGCAAGCTCGAGGTCGCGCTCGAGCCGAGCGCGCGCAAGACGCTGGTCAACGATCTGTCGCGCAAGATCTCTGAATGGACCGGCCGTCGCTGGATGGTCGTGGTCTCGGCCGAGCCGGGCGCGCCGACGGTCAGCGCGCAGAATGCCGCCGAGCGCAACGAGCTGGAGCAGGGGGTGCGCGCCGATCCGCTGGTGCAGGCCGTGCTCGCACGCTTTCCCGGCGCCGAAATCGTCGGCGTGAAGCGGCGCGACGACGCGGTGGCCGAGGTGCCGCCTGCGATTGATGAGCCGCCGCCCAATCCGGACGACTACGGCGCGGACGACGACGACAGGTGACGCATGGCTGACTTCCTCGGCATGATGAAGCAGGCGGCTCAGCTTCAGACCAAGATGCAGGAGATGCAGGCCGAGCTCGACCTCCTCACGGTGGAGGGAACGGCCGGCGGCGGCATGGTGACGGTCACGATGTCGGCCAAGGGCGATCTGAAGGGCGTGCGCATCGACGACTCGCTGGTGAAGCCGACCGAGAAGGAAATCATCGAGGACCTGATCGTCGCGGCGCATGCGGATGCGCGGCGCAAGGCCGAGGTGCTGCTCACCGAGAAGATGAAAAGCCTCACCGGCGGCCTGCCGCTGCCGCCGGGGCTGAAGTTGTTTTAATGCCCGCCGTTGCCGGTCCCGAGATCGAACGGCTGATCCAGCTGCTCGCGCGCCTGCCCGGGCTCGGGCCGCGCTCGGCGCGCCGCGCCGCGCTGCACCTGATCAAGAAGCGCGACCTGTTGATGGCGCCTCTGACGAGCGCGCTGCAGACCGCGATCGAAAAGATCGTGGTGTGCGCGACCTGCGGCAACATCGACACGCAGAACCCCTGCACGGTGTGCATCGATCCGCGCCGCGATCCGAGTGTCATCGTGGTGGTGGCGGACGTCGCGGACCTGTGGGCGCTGGAGCGCGCCGGCGCGATCAGTGCGCGCTACCATGTGCTGGGCGGCACGCTCTCGCCGCTCGACGGCATCGGGCCCGGCGATCTCACGATCGATGCGCTCATCTCGCGCGCGCATGCCCCCGATGTGGCCGAAGTGATCCTCGCGCTCAACGCGACCGTCGACGGCCAGACCACCGCGCATTACATCACCGACCTGTTGCGTGATGCGAACGTGAAGGTGACGCGTCTCGCGCATGGCGTGCCGGTCGGCGGCGAGCTCGATTATCTCGACGAAGGCACGCTCTCGGCCGCGATCAGGCAGCGGACGGTGTTTTAAACTCTGACCTCATCCTGAGGAGCGGTCCGGAGGACCGCGTCTCGAAGGACGGCGGCAAGCGCAGAGCAAGCGCCCTCGCCCTTCGAGACGCGCCATAAGCGCGTTTACGCGCGTCTTCGACGCGCTATGGCGCTCCTCAGGGTGAGGGCTAACTAACCGCCGGTTGCGGGTTTCTTGAGTGCCTCGAAATGCCCGCGCGCCTGCAGCCAGACGAGCAGCAGCAGCCCCGGAATCCCGGCAATCGCGCAGATTGCGAAGAACCAGGCCCAGCCGGTCCACTCGACGATGTAGCCGGCGCCGCTCGACAGGTAGGTGCGGCCGACGGCGGAGAGCGCGGTGAGCAGTGCGAATTGCGTCGCGGTGTGCAGCGGGTTCCGGCACAGCGCCGAGAGGTAGCCGACGAAGATCACGGTGCCGATCGCGCTGGTGAAGTTCTCGACCGTGATGGCGAACGAGAGCCACGCCGCGTCCTTGCCGACATGCGCCTGCCAGGTGAAGGCGAAATTTGCCGCGGCCTGCAGGATGCCGCCGATCCACAGGCTCGTGACGAGGGGAAACGCGCGCGCCACATAGCCGCCCGCAAAGCCGCCGATCAGCGTCGCCGCAAAGCCCAGCCCCTTGATGATGTTCGCGTAGTCGACACGCGTGAAGCCGAGCTGGATGACGAACGGCGCCGTCATCGCGCCGGCCAGCGCATCGGTGAACTTGAACAGCACCACGAAGGCGAGCACGACCACCGCCGCATCCCGCAGCATGAAATCGGCGAGCGCAACGCGCGCGGTCTCGTAGACCCGCGTCAGCTTGCTCTGGCTGGCGTGGCGGGCGTGCTCGGCCTCGACCGCGTCGGATTTTTCCGGCTCGGTCGCGAGGATCGAGGCGGCAAGCCCGATCATCACCATCAGCGCCATCACGAGGTAGCCGAACGTCCAGGCACTGCTGCGCGGGAAGCCGAGCCCTGTCTCGAAGCCGGTCACGACATAGAGCGCGCCCGCGGTCGAGAGCAGGTTGGCGACCCGATAGGCCGCCACGTAGGACGCCATGCCGGCGGCCTGCTCGTTCTCGGGCAGGCTTTCGACGCGGAACGCGTCGATCACGATGTCCTGCGTGGCCGAGGCGGTTGCGACCAGGATCGCGGCTGCGATTGCGAGCACCGGCCCGCGGCTCGGGTCGCAGAAGGCGAGAATCGCGATCGCCGCCATCAGCATCAGTTGCGCGGCGACGAGCCAGCCGCGCCGCCGCCCGAGCAGCCGCGACAGCACCGGAACGCCGAGCGCATCGACGAACGGCGCCCAGAGAAACTTGATCGTGTAGGGCGTGCCGATGATCGCGAAGAGCCCGATGGTGCGAAGGTTCACGCCGCCTTCGGTCGCCCACACCTGCAACGTCGAGCCGGAGAGCGCGAGCGGCAGGCCGGACGAGAAGCCGAGGAACATGACGATCAGCACGCGCGGCCGCAGGTAGACCGCGAGCGTGTCGGCCCATCTTGCGTCGCGATGCTCGGTCCTCGGTCCGGCCGTCATGCATCTCCTGTTCGGTCAATCGTTGCGAGCCTTGCCGGGGCGGCGCCCGCCGCCTGTGCCCTCTCCCCTTGTGGGAGAGGGCATCGCCGACAGATCAGCAGATTCGAATGGGTGAGGGGTACCCCTCACCCGGTTTCGATGGGGGACATTCCGAGCAGCCCTCTCCCACAAGGGGAGAGGGCACAATAACGACGGCCGGAAGCACTCGGCAATCGCTAGTGACTCACCGTCTGCGCGGGCGCCCCGGCGCGCAGCGTGTACATCGTCAGCGGCGGCGAGAAGGTCCATTCGATATCGCCGATCTCGGTCTTCTGCACGCCGTGCGCGGTCACCTGCACCTGATAGATCGAATAGGTGTCGTCATTCGCCGCGAGATTCTTCTCGAACCGCACGGTGCGCGCGCGCACCTCCGGCTTCAAGGCGTAGATGCAGGCGGTGTGGGCGAGCCGGGCATTGAGGTCGGTGACGACGCGGGTCGGATTCGCGCCGCGCTCGGCGAGCGCCGCGACACGCTCGACGAGCTCGACCGTCTCGCAGAACAGTCCCTTCTCGTAAGTCCCCTGGCTCGCCGGTGCGCCGAACACGAGCGCTACCGGGAGCAGCAATGCTCCGAAATCCACGGCTCAGCCCCTTCGCTCCCGGCGAAGTCCCCGAGTCGGAAAATACTCGCGCAATCTGGGTTAATGCAATCTTAACCGCGTACTTACTCAGCCGCTGTGGCTTTTCGGCCAACCGGTGCGGGGATCGCCATCCGCCCCCGCGTTTCGTCGTCGCCGAACTCGAGCGATTCGATGCGCCCGCCGCGCTTCACCACCTTCTCGGCTGAAACCAGGATCTGCGAGACGTCTTCGTTCGCCTGCCCGAAATGCTTCTGCAGGTTCAGCACGCGTTCGCGCAGGCGGGCCACGTCCTGTGTCAGGTGGCCGACCTCGGTGCGGATCTCGTGCGCCGCCTCGCGCATCCGCGCATCCTTCTGGATCTGCTGCATCACCTGGATGGCGAGCATCAGCAGCGACGGCGACACCAGCACGACCTGCGCGCGGTAGGCCTTCTGGATCAGGTCGTCGAAGCCGTCGTGCAATTCGGCATAGACCGACTCCGACGGCACGAACATCAGCGCGAGGTCCTGCGTCTCGCCCGGAATGAGATAGCGCTCCGCGATGTCGGTGAAATGCCGCGTCACGTCCGCCCGCACGCGCCGCGCAGCGATGTCGCGCTCGCCCTCGCTGCGCGCGTCGTGCAGCGCGGTGATCGCTTCGAGCGGAAATTTCGCGTCGATGATCAGGGGCCGTTCGTCGTTCGGCAGGAAGATCGCGCAGTCCGGGCGCTTGTTGTTCGATAGCGTGTACTGGAACGCATAGGAGCCATTGGGCAATCCGTCCTGGACGATTGCCTCCATGCGTCCCTGGCCGAAGGCGCCGCGCGCCTGCTTGTTGGCGAGCACCTGGCGCAGCGAGGTCACCTGCGAGGAGAGATCGGTCAGGTTCTTTTGCGCATTGTCGATGACGGCGAGCCGCTCGTTGAGCTTCGCCAAGTTCTCCATGGTGCTCTGCGCGGAGGCCTGCATCGACTGGCCGACGCGATGGGTCACGGCATCGAGCCGCTCGGACACGGCGCGCGCGAGCTCCGCCTGGCGGCCGGAGAGCACCTCGCCCATGGTGTGCACGCGGCCGGCCGTCTCGGACTGGGCGCGCACGATCTCGGCCATGCGCTGTTCCAGTTCTTCGGCACGCTCGTCGTTCCGCACGGCTTCATCGCCGCGCGCACGGGTCGCGCGCCCCAGCATGATGGCGATCGCGCAAAGCAGGGCGAGGACCACGCAGGCAAAGCCGGCCAGCGCCTCGCCGGCCGAAATGGTGAGGCCGCCGATGGTCAGGAAGGGTTCGGTCATGGCCGCCTTGTAGCGCGATTCGCCTTAACAGGAACGAAAAGAGAACAGGAATTTTGTGGGGACTGCAAGCGCGGCGCGGGAACCTACCGGGCTACCGGGGGTTCAGCGACTGTCGGTGGCCGTGGACGGCCGCCCGAGAGGGGTACACATGCGCAAATTCATTCTCATGGCGTTCGCCGGGCTGGCGATCACGGTCGCTGTCCCGCAAGCCGGTTCGGCGAGCCCGCTGATGCCGGCCGCGGGGCTTGCGGCGGCGGCCGACGACGTCGCGGTGACGCAGGACGTTCGGTATTGGCATCATCGCCACTGGGGCTGGCGCCATCGCCATTGGCATCACCGCCACTGGCGCCGCTGGTAACCGTCGAAACCGATGAGTGAGCGGCGCTCCCGTTGTCTGCGGTCAGGTTGACCGCGCGCGGAGCGCCGCTTAAATCGCCGCGCATGGCGTTGCGCGACATCATCATTCTCCCCGACAAGCGACTGCGACAAAAATCCGACCCGGTGAAAACCGTGGACGCGGAGGTGCGCGCGCTGGTCGATGACATGTTCGAGACGATGTACAAGGCGCCGGGCGTGGGCCTGGCGGCGATCCAGATCGGCGTGCCCCGGCGCATCGTGACCGTCGACACCGCCAAGAAGGACGAGCCGCAAAATCCGCAGGTGTTCATCAATCCGGAGATCGTGTGGACCTCCGAGGAGAAGGGCACTTACGAGGAAGGCTGCCTCTCGATCCCGGAATACTACGAGGAGGTGGAGCGGCCGAGCGAGGTGAAGGTCCGCTTCATGGATCTCGACGGCAAGATCCGGGAGGTCGCCGCCAACGGCCTGCTCGCCACCGTGCTGCAGCACGAGATCGACCACACCAACGGCGTGCTGTTCATCGACCACATCTCCAGGCTCAAGCGCGACCGCGTGATCAAGAAGTTCGCCAAGGCGGCGAAGCGGGAAGCGGAGTAGACGAGCGGGCGCCAATCTGATATCATTGATATCAAAGGTGACCGATCTCTGACTTGCTGATCCGGAATATCAAGCCGCAGTTGAAGCGCCGCCTTGCCGAGCGAGCGCGAAAGCACGGCCAAAGCCTGTCTGCGGAGGCGCAAGACGTTATGGAGCGCGGTCTGTCGACTGCCCCCGCACCCGAAAAGCTTGGCACGTTTCTGTTTTCCCTGGCCGAAGATCGCTACCGCGGCAACGACTTGTTGTTCGAACGAAATGACATGGTGTCTCCGCCGCCGGAGTTCGATTGATACTGCTCGATACGAATGTGATCTCCGAAGGCATACGACCGAAACCGGATGCCAATGTTCAGGCATGGATGGATGCACAGCGTCAGGGGGACTTGTTCCTTTGCACGCCGGTCCTCGCCGAACTCTTCTATGGAATAGAACGATTGCCCAAGGGCGCACGCCGAAATCACCTTGAGCAGGTTGTCCTTCGAATCGAGGCCACATTCGGTGACCGGGTTCTCGGTTTCGACCGTTCGGCGGCCGTTGAGTATGGGAGGCTTGTTGGGCAACGCGATCGGATCGGTCGCGCCACTTCCACGACGGACGGCTTGATCGCGGCGATTGCCAGGGCAAGCGGGGCCACTCTCGCGACCCGCGACACACACGGCTTCAATGATTTGGGTATTGATCTCCTCAATCCCTTTGAGTTCGCCGGCTGAACTATGCCCCTCCGCCTCATCTTCATGGGCACGCCCGACTTCGCGGTGCCGACGCTGATCGAGATCGTCGGACGCGGCCATGAGGTCGTGGGGGTCTACACGCGGGCGCCGAGGCCGGCGGGCCGCGGCATGGAGTTGCAGCCCACACCGGTCGAGCGTGAGGCGCGGCGCTTGCGTCTTCCGGTTCTGACGCCGAAGACCTTGCGCACCCAGGAGGCGGCTGCACAGTTCCGCGCCCACAGCGCCGATGCGGCGGTGGTCGTTGCTTACGGGCTGATCCTGCCCGTGCCTATCCTCGAAGCCGTGCCGCTCGGCTGCTTCAACGTGCATGCCTCGGCTCTCCCGCGCTGGCGCGGCGCCGCGCCGATCAACCGCGCCATCATGGCGGGCGACGCGGAGAGCGGCGTCTGTGTGATGAAAATGGCGGAAGGACTCGACACCGGCGATGTCGCGCTGGAGGAGCGTGTATCCATCGGTCCCGACGAGACGGCGGGCGACCTGCACGACCGGCTCGCTCTCCTCGGCGCGCGCTTGATGCCGGTCGCGCTTGGTGCGCTGGAGCGCGGCACCTTGCAGCTTACGCCGCAGCCGGACGACGGCGTGACCTACGCCGCCAAGATCGACAAGGGCGAGACGCGAATCGATTGGGGCAAGCCATGGGGAGAGGTGCACAACCATATCCGCGGGCTCTCGCCGTTCCCCGGCGCGTGGTTCGAGCTTGGCGGTCAGCGCACCAAGGTACTGCACTCGACGCGCGGGGAGGGCTCAGGCGTGCCCGGCACGGTGCTGGACGAGCGGCTCACCATAGCGTGCGGCAAAGGGGCGGTGCGGCTCACCGAAGTCCAGCGCGCCGGCAAGCAGCCGATGAAGGCCGAGGAATTCCTGCGCGGCGCCAAGATCGCAGCCGGCACCCTTTTGCAATGAGCTTGCGTCGCGCATGGCCTTGTCCGAAAACCGGCTCCACTTTTCGGGGCCATGCGCTGATGCCGCGCTACAAGCTCACCATCGAATATGACGGCACGCCGTTCGCCGGCTGGCAGTGGCAGGAGGGTGCGCCGACAGTACAGCGGACGCTGACCGACGCGATCGCGGCGCTCTGCGGTCACGTCGTGAAGGTCGCGGGTGCGGGGCGCACCGATGCGGGCGTGCATGCGCTCGGCCAGGTCGCGCATGTCGACCTCGCGAAGGACTGGCGCGCCGACAAGCTGCGCGACGCCGTGAACGCGCACTTGCGGCCGCATCCGGTGGCGGTTCTCGCAGCCGATAAAGTCGATGAGGAATTCGACGCGCGCTTCTCCGCCAGGAGACGCCACTACCTCTATCGCATCGTGAACCGGCGCGCCGATCTCGCGCTGGAGCGCACGCGCGCCTGGCGCGTGCCGCGCCGGCTCGATGCAGACGCGATGCACGCCGCCGCGCAGAAGCTTACCGGCAAGCACGACTTCACCACGTTCCGCTCCACCGAATGCCAGGCGAAGTCGCCGGTGAAGACGCTCGATGCGCTCGACGTGTCGCGCGTGGGTGACGAAGTGCGCATCGAGACCTCGGCACGCTCGTTCCTGCACAATCAGGTGCGCTCGATGGTGGGTTCGCTGGTGCTGGTCGGCGACGGCAAGTGGAGCGCGGCCGATCTCGTGGGCGCGCTCGCGGCGCGCGACCGCGCGGCGTGCGGGCCGGTCGCGCCGCCCGAGGGGCTTTATCTGGTGCGGGTGGATTATTGAGAAACGCGCGAGGCGCTCTTCTCTTTACCCTCCCCCTTGCGGGGAGGGTCGACGCGAACGCAGTGAGCGTCGGGGTGGGGGTCAGAGTTTGCTGCGACGGTGGTGTGCCCCAATCATCGACCCCCACCCCTAACCCCTCCCCGCAAGGGGGAGTGGAATAGCGCGGAGTGCGCGGCTCCCTCAGCGCTCACCCGAAATACCGCTCCAGAATGTGCCGGTAGATCGCGGTCAGTGCCACCAGATCGGCGGTCGCGACGTGCTCGTCGATCTTGTGCATCTGCTGGCTCAAGAGGCCGAACTCGATCACCGGGCAATAGTCCTTGATGAAGCGCGCGTCCGAGGTGCCGCCTGTGGTCGAGAGCTTGGGCGTGAGCCCTGTCACCTCGCGGATCGCGCTGCTCACCAGCTCGACGAACGGCCCCGGCGGCGTGAGAAACACGTCCGCGTTCGACGGCTCCCATTCGATGTGCCAGCGGATGCTTTTCCCCGCCGCTCGTGCGGCGCGCGCCTCGATCAGCTTGCGCAGCTCCGCACGCGTGCGCGTATCGTTGAAGCGGATGTTGAAGCGCGCGCGCGCCTCGGCGGGAATCAGGTTCACGGTCTTGTTGCCGACGTCGATCGAGGTGAACTCCAGGTTCGACGCGCCGAAATGCGCCGTGCCGTCGTCGATCGGCTCGGCGTTGATCGCGACCATCAGCGCCGCGATGTGGCGAACCGGATTGTCGGCAAGCTCCGGATAGGCGACGTGCCCCTGCTTGCCGGTGACCACCAGCGTGCCGTTCTGGGAGCCGCGCCGGCCGATCTTCATCATGTCGCCGAGCTTCTCCGGATTGGTCGGCTCGCCCAGGATCGCGTGGTCGAATTTCTCGCCGCGCTCGGCCGCCCATTTCAGAAGCTTGATCGTGCCGTTGACCGCGATGCCTTCTTCGTCGCCGGTGATGAGGAACGAGATCGAGCCTTTCGGCTTGCCCCGGTGCGCCGCGACATGGTCGAGCGCCGCCGCGATCTTGGCGGCGATGGCGCCCTTCATGTCGACTGCGCCGCGGCCGTAGAGCACGCCCCCCGCGATCTCGCTCGCGAACGGCGGGTGCGTCCATTTCGTCTCGTCGCCCGGCGGCACCACGTCCGTGTGCCCGGTCAGCATCAGATGCGGCGCCGCTGTGCCGATCCGCGCGTAGAGATTCTCGACCGGATCGGCGCCTGCTTCCTCGAAGGTCACGCGATGTACCCTGAAACCCGCGCCCTGCAGCACCTTTTCGATGTACGCGAGCGCGCCGCCTTCGGCCGGCGTCACCGAGGGGCAGGAGATGAGATCGCGGGCGATGGCGATTGGGTCGGCGGGCATCAGAATGTCTTTTCCAGACCAGCCTGCTTCAAGACTTCATTGGCTGAATGACGGACTTCGTGGTACGCGGCACCGTTACTTGCCGGTTGGTTGAACGGTTCAACCAAATCTCGTGGCTACCCTTGCCGCCGCGGACGAGGACGAAGCCGTTTGCGCGGAGGATTTTTGCCAGATCGCGGTAGAAATCGGCCATCAGGCTGTCGCGAGGTCGCGATGCTCTTCCGCCTTGAAGATCAGGGACAGCCGCTGCCCTCCTTGACCAGCCACTTCGAGCAGCTCTGGCAAGATCAGCTCAACTTCATTGATCATGCCCGGCCATGTATCGGCCTCGACCACCAGGCCCGGAACGTCGTCTCTGGTCGCGAGCCAGACGCTGGCTTCGCTGTCCCACCGCGCCTGGATGGTGATATCGCGTGTCATGTCGGCAAGATCGGTTGATTTCGGCGAGGGGTCAATCCCTTGAAGTTCGGGCACTCGGCTCATTGTGGCTGCGATGGCGCCGGCTCGACGAACACGCTGCGCGGCAAGAGCGGCAGCGCCAGCAGCGACATGGCCGAGAGCACCGCAAAGAGGGCGGCGAGGCCATAGAAGCTGAGAATGCCGCGCTGGACGATCCAGGCCCCGATATAGTCGCCGAGCGCGAGACCGACATTCCAGGCGCTGGTGAGCAGCGCAAATCCCATCGCCGCGATGCTGACCGGGGTCGCGCGCACCGCCGCTTCCATTACGGCGAGCGTACCCACCGTGTTGAACACACCGCGCAGGCTCTCGATGACGAGCGCCGCTTCCCATGATCGATAGAACATGAGACTGCCGGTGGCACCCGCACCGAGCAGGAGACTCGCGATGGTCAGTGTGCGCAGCGTGAGCCGCGGACGAATGGCCGCATACACCGCCGCCGTCGCGATGCTGGCGAGCGCCGAGAGGCTGTTCAGGTATCCGACGTCGATGTTGGCGAAGCCGAGCTGCTCGACCTGATGGAAATAGAGCGGCGAGCTGAACGACTGCGGGGTGAGGACCAGCGCCAGGAACAACGCGGTGCGCCACAGGCTGCGCGAGC is a window encoding:
- a CDS encoding DNA polymerase III subunit gamma/tau, which codes for MNDATSPGLDLGSAGPGYRVLARKYRPAAFPDLIGQDAMVRTVSNAFESGRIPQAWILTGVRGVGKTTTARILARALNYELPDGSVTGPTIHMPALGVHCQAIMESRHVDVIEMDAASHNGVDDVRQINEAVRYSPVSARYKVYILDEVHMLSTAAFNALLKTLEEPPPHVKFVFATTEIRKVPITILSRCQRFDLRRVDASLLVQHLEGICAKEKIEAEPEALGLIARAAEGSVRDALSLLDQAIAHAAGSLRAEDVRGMLGLADRTRIIDLFEALMRGDMATALSELRDQYDSGADPAVVLSDLAEFTHFVTRVKVLPAVADDVSLAESERTRGRAFAAALSMRVLSRTWQMLFRGLAEVAEAGKPLAAAEMVLVRIAYAADLPTPDEVIREIRDNGAASPAPSNGSPPRPALSPRADPPRGAPRASLAPAQLVTAQVPDISTLRADPAAAPTLSIATFPALIALANDKRDILMRTALERDVRLVRIEDGKLEVALEPSARKTLVNDLSRKISEWTGRRWMVVVSAEPGAPTVSAQNAAERNELEQGVRADPLVQAVLARFPGAEIVGVKRRDDAVAEVPPAIDEPPPNPDDYGADDDDR
- a CDS encoding YbaB/EbfC family nucleoid-associated protein; protein product: MADFLGMMKQAAQLQTKMQEMQAELDLLTVEGTAGGGMVTVTMSAKGDLKGVRIDDSLVKPTEKEIIEDLIVAAHADARRKAEVLLTEKMKSLTGGLPLPPGLKLF
- the recR gene encoding recombination mediator RecR, giving the protein MPAVAGPEIERLIQLLARLPGLGPRSARRAALHLIKKRDLLMAPLTSALQTAIEKIVVCATCGNIDTQNPCTVCIDPRRDPSVIVVVADVADLWALERAGAISARYHVLGGTLSPLDGIGPGDLTIDALISRAHAPDVAEVILALNATVDGQTTAHYITDLLRDANVKVTRLAHGVPVGGELDYLDEGTLSAAIRQRTVF
- a CDS encoding MFS transporter, with amino-acid sequence MTAGPRTEHRDARWADTLAVYLRPRVLIVMFLGFSSGLPLALSGSTLQVWATEGGVNLRTIGLFAIIGTPYTIKFLWAPFVDALGVPVLSRLLGRRRGWLVAAQLMLMAAIAILAFCDPSRGPVLAIAAAILVATASATQDIVIDAFRVESLPENEQAAGMASYVAAYRVANLLSTAGALYVVTGFETGLGFPRSSAWTFGYLVMALMVMIGLAASILATEPEKSDAVEAEHARHASQSKLTRVYETARVALADFMLRDAAVVVLAFVVLFKFTDALAGAMTAPFVIQLGFTRVDYANIIKGLGFAATLIGGFAGGYVARAFPLVTSLWIGGILQAAANFAFTWQAHVGKDAAWLSFAITVENFTSAIGTVIFVGYLSALCRNPLHTATQFALLTALSAVGRTYLSSGAGYIVEWTGWAWFFAICAIAGIPGLLLLVWLQARGHFEALKKPATGG
- the rmuC gene encoding DNA recombination protein RmuC; protein product: MTEPFLTIGGLTISAGEALAGFACVVLALLCAIAIMLGRATRARGDEAVRNDERAEELEQRMAEIVRAQSETAGRVHTMGEVLSGRQAELARAVSERLDAVTHRVGQSMQASAQSTMENLAKLNERLAVIDNAQKNLTDLSSQVTSLRQVLANKQARGAFGQGRMEAIVQDGLPNGSYAFQYTLSNNKRPDCAIFLPNDERPLIIDAKFPLEAITALHDARSEGERDIAARRVRADVTRHFTDIAERYLIPGETQDLALMFVPSESVYAELHDGFDDLIQKAYRAQVVLVSPSLLMLAIQVMQQIQKDARMREAAHEIRTEVGHLTQDVARLRERVLNLQKHFGQANEDVSQILVSAEKVVKRGGRIESLEFGDDETRGRMAIPAPVGRKATAAE
- the def gene encoding peptide deformylase; the encoded protein is MALRDIIILPDKRLRQKSDPVKTVDAEVRALVDDMFETMYKAPGVGLAAIQIGVPRRIVTVDTAKKDEPQNPQVFINPEIVWTSEEKGTYEEGCLSIPEYYEEVERPSEVKVRFMDLDGKIREVAANGLLATVLQHEIDHTNGVLFIDHISRLKRDRVIKKFAKAAKREAE
- a CDS encoding type II toxin-antitoxin system VapC family toxin; translated protein: MILLDTNVISEGIRPKPDANVQAWMDAQRQGDLFLCTPVLAELFYGIERLPKGARRNHLEQVVLRIEATFGDRVLGFDRSAAVEYGRLVGQRDRIGRATSTTDGLIAAIARASGATLATRDTHGFNDLGIDLLNPFEFAG
- the fmt gene encoding methionyl-tRNA formyltransferase yields the protein MPLRLIFMGTPDFAVPTLIEIVGRGHEVVGVYTRAPRPAGRGMELQPTPVEREARRLRLPVLTPKTLRTQEAAAQFRAHSADAAVVVAYGLILPVPILEAVPLGCFNVHASALPRWRGAAPINRAIMAGDAESGVCVMKMAEGLDTGDVALEERVSIGPDETAGDLHDRLALLGARLMPVALGALERGTLQLTPQPDDGVTYAAKIDKGETRIDWGKPWGEVHNHIRGLSPFPGAWFELGGQRTKVLHSTRGEGSGVPGTVLDERLTIACGKGAVRLTEVQRAGKQPMKAEEFLRGAKIAAGTLLQ
- the truA gene encoding tRNA pseudouridine(38-40) synthase TruA; this translates as MPRYKLTIEYDGTPFAGWQWQEGAPTVQRTLTDAIAALCGHVVKVAGAGRTDAGVHALGQVAHVDLAKDWRADKLRDAVNAHLRPHPVAVLAADKVDEEFDARFSARRRHYLYRIVNRRADLALERTRAWRVPRRLDADAMHAAAQKLTGKHDFTTFRSTECQAKSPVKTLDALDVSRVGDEVRIETSARSFLHNQVRSMVGSLVLVGDGKWSAADLVGALAARDRAACGPVAPPEGLYLVRVDY
- the dapE gene encoding succinyl-diaminopimelate desuccinylase, with the protein product MPADPIAIARDLISCPSVTPAEGGALAYIEKVLQGAGFRVHRVTFEEAGADPVENLYARIGTAAPHLMLTGHTDVVPPGDETKWTHPPFASEIAGGVLYGRGAVDMKGAIAAKIAAALDHVAAHRGKPKGSISFLITGDEEGIAVNGTIKLLKWAAERGEKFDHAILGEPTNPEKLGDMMKIGRRGSQNGTLVVTGKQGHVAYPELADNPVRHIAALMVAINAEPIDDGTAHFGASNLEFTSIDVGNKTVNLIPAEARARFNIRFNDTRTRAELRKLIEARAARAAGKSIRWHIEWEPSNADVFLTPPGPFVELVSSAIREVTGLTPKLSTTGGTSDARFIKDYCPVIEFGLLSQQMHKIDEHVATADLVALTAIYRHILERYFG
- a CDS encoding type II toxin-antitoxin system HicA family toxin — encoded protein: MADFYRDLAKILRANGFVLVRGGKGSHEIWLNRSTNRQVTVPRTTKSVIQPMKS
- a CDS encoding DUF1902 domain-containing protein, with protein sequence MPELQGIDPSPKSTDLADMTRDITIQARWDSEASVWLATRDDVPGLVVEADTWPGMINEVELILPELLEVAGQGGQRLSLIFKAEEHRDLATA